The Mauremys reevesii isolate NIE-2019 linkage group 13, ASM1616193v1, whole genome shotgun sequence genome contains a region encoding:
- the LOC120379796 gene encoding olfactory receptor 4D9-like, producing the protein MEQQNLSSTVTEFVLLGLTQNAELQRCLFVVFFIVYLTTWLGNFTIITTVITSHRLHTPMYFLLANLAFLDVSDSSVNAPKLLLGLLSQRRTISFNECILQMFFFHFIAGAMVVVLVVMAADRYIAIYKPLRYLTIMNRGVCMGLVAGAWLGGLAHSAVQIGLILQLPFCGPNIVDNFYCDIPQVIKLACTDIYLVELLMVSNGGMLVIVMFVILLISYTVIFVKIKTHVTDGKHKALSTCGSQITVVCLQFIPCIFIYARPFRKLPMDKLASIIYTVITPMLNPMIYTLRNAEMKKAIRRLISRILSSGKKL; encoded by the coding sequence ATGGAACAGCAGAACCTCAGCTCCACAGTGACAGAATTTGTCCTCTTGGGCCTCACCCAGAATGCTGAGCTGCAGCGATGCCTCTTCGTCGTTTTCTTCATAGTCTACCTGACAACCTGGTTGGGAAACTTCACCATCATCACCACTGTGATCACCAGCCACCggctccacacccccatgtacttcctGCTGGCCAACTTGGCTTTCCTAGATGTCAGTGACTCATCAGTCAATGCTCCAAAATTGCTTTTGGGTCTCCTCTCCCAGCGCAGAACTATCTCGTTCAATGAGTGCATCCTCCAGATGTTCTTCTTCCACTTCATCGCCGGGGCTATGGTTGTTGTCCTTGTGGTGATGGCTGCTGATCGGTACATAGCCATCTATAAACCACTGCGGTACTTAACTATCATGAACCGTGGTGTGTGCatggggctggtggcaggggcaTGGCTGGGTGGATTGGCTCACTCTGCTGTTCAAATTGGATTGATCCTCCAGCTGCCTTTCTGTGGTCCAAATATCGTGGACAATTTCTACTGTGATATCCCACAAGTCATCAAACTGGCCTGCACAGACATCTACTTGGTCGAGTTGCTAATGGTTTCCAATGGTGGGATGCTTGTCATAGTAATGTTCGTCATCCTGCTCATTTCGTACACCGTCATCTTTGTCAAGATAAAGAcacatgttacagatgggaagcACAAAGCGCTGTCTACCTGTGGATCCCAGATCACAGTTGTGTGTTTACAATTCATACCCTGCATCTTCATCTATGCTAGGCCCTTCCGGAAATTGCCCATGGACAAGTTGGCATCAATCATTTACACTGTAATCACCCCAATGCTGAACCCAATGATCTACACGCTGAGGAACGCTGAGATGAAAAAGGCCATCAGGAGACTGATAAGCAGAATCCTGTCCTCAGGGAAGAAACTATAA
- the LOC120379981 gene encoding olfactory receptor 14A16-like has product MSNHTTVTEFLLLGFSEVRELQILHFVVFLGIYLMALTGNLLVITVVSLDHHLHTPLYFFLMNLSILDIGSISVTVPKSMANSLLNTRSISYSGCVTQVFLFFFFTSADFALLTVMAYDRYVAICKPLHYETVMNRGACVQMAASAWISGLLNSALHTGNTFAISFCKGNIVDQFFCEIPQLLKIACSDSYLSEVGVITFNALLGLSLFVLIVVSYAQIFTTVLRIPSEQGRHKAFSTCFPHLIVVSLLLCTGTFAYLKPTSSSPSGLDLVVGVLYTVVPSMMNPIIYSMRNNEIKASLKKLTEGRLFIKNKMSICLS; this is encoded by the coding sequence ATGTCCAATCACACCACCGTGACTGAGTTCCTTCTCTTGGGATTCTCTGAGGTTCGAGAGCTGCAGATTTTacactttgtggtgtttctagGGATTTACTTGATGGCCCTGACAGGAAATCTCCTTGTTATCACAGTAGTATCCCTTGACCACCACCTTCACACCCCCTtgtacttcttcctgatgaatTTGTCCATCCTAGACATCGGATCCAtctctgtcactgtccccaagtcCATGGCCAATTCCTTATTGAACACCAGATCTATTTCTTATTCTGGATGTGTCACCCAagtctttctcttcttcttcttcacttcGGCAGACTTTGCCCTACTCACTGTCATGGCATACGACCGATATGTGGCCATCTgcaaaccactgcactatgagacTGTAATGAACAGGggagcttgtgtccaaatggcagccagtgcctggatcagTGGTCTTCTCAATTCTGCTTTGCACACTGGGAACACATTTGCAATATCATTCTGTAAAGGTAACATTGTGGATCAATTtttctgtgaaatcccccagctCCTCAAAATTGCCTGCTCTGACTCATATCTCAGTGAAGTTGGGGTTATTACCTTTAATGCACTTTTAGGGTTAAGCCTTTTTGTTTTAATAGTAGTGTCTTATGCTCAGATTTTCACCACAGTGCTGAGAATCccttctgagcagggccggcataaagccttctccacatGCTTTCCTCACCTCATTGTGGTCTCCTTGTTACTTTGCACTGGCACCTTTGCctacctgaaacccacctccagtTCTCCATCAGGTCTGGATCTTGTGGTGGGTGTTCTCTACACTGTGGTGCCTTCCATGATGAACCcgatcatctacagcatgaggaaTAATGAGATCAAAGCTTCCCTGAAGAAACTGACTGAGGGGAGGTTATTCATCAAAAATAAAATGTCCATCTGTCTCTCATGA